GTTTTAAAGATACACCGAGCTTAAAAAGGGGTCAACTTTTTTGTGAAGCTCATCACAAAAAAAGTTGAGCGCATCGTCTGCATATTCTGAACCTTCGTTTTATTTTCTTTGAGACTCAATATGTTGCCTGTTGTATTGCGTTCGGAGTGCATTTTACCTGCTTACCGCACGGGGTTCTGTTTCATCTGGCGTGACCTGTTGAAGCATCATACCGGCTGAGCCTGACTGGAATAGCAGTTGAAATGGTGCTCCAGAAGGCAGGATAATCTGCCGCCTTAATAGCAACTGACAGAGTTCAGCCTCTCTGTAACGCAATAGCTAATCGTTTGCGTACCGGGCAGGCGTGGGGAAGTGGCGGTCTATCTTGCATCTGATAAACCATCAGGTGTCTGCCCATTGACTCCACACAGGCCGGGCATATGCCCGATAACCTGATAACCATAATACGTGATAACAACGACAATTCAGGGGGATATACCATGTCTAATACCACTCGTCAGGCTGACGATGCGGCGCGCCCGACTGGCGCACTTGATGCTTTTTTTAAGATTACACAGCGTGGAAGCAGCGTTCGCCAGGAAGTGCTGGCGGGGCTGACAACATTTCTGGCTATGGTTTACTCGGTTATTGTTGTACCGGGGATGCTGGGTAAGGCGGGTTTCCCTCCTGCCGCGGTATTCGTTGCAACCTGTCTGGTGGCTGGATTTGGATCGTTGTTGATGGGCCTGTGGGCCAACTTGCCGATGGCGATTGGCTGCGCTATTTCTCTGACGGCTTTTACTGCTTTTAGTCTGGTGTTGGGGCAGCATATCAGCGTGCCGGTGGCCCTGGGCGCAATTTTTATGATGGGGGTGTTGTTTACCGTCATTTCCGCGACAGGTATCCGCTCCTGGATCCTGCGTAATCTGCCTACCGGTGTTGCGCATGGTGCAGGTATTGGTATTGGTTTATTTTTATTGATTATTGCGGCCAATGGCATTGGCCTGGTTATCAAAAACCCGATTGATGGTTTACCGGTTGCGTTAGGGCACTTCACGGCATTCCCGGTTGTGATGTCACTGATTGGGCTGGCGGCCACCATTGGTTTGGAAAAACGCCGCGTACCGGGCGGGATACTGATTGTGATTATCGCCATTTCAGTCATCGGCCTGATTTTTGATCCGAATGTGAAATATCAGGGGCTGTTCGCTTTACCGACCCTGAGTGATGCCAATGGTCAGTCGTTGATTTTTGCGCTGGATATTAAAGGCGCATTACAGCCTGTAGTTCTGCCGAGTGTGCTGGCTTTGGTTATGACTGCTGTATTTGACGCCACGGGCACGATCCGCGCGGTTGCCGGTCAGGCCAATCTGCTGGATAAAGACGGGCAGATAACCAACGGCGGGCGAGCACTGACGGCTGACTCTGTGAGCAGTATCTTTGCAAGCCTGGTCGGAACGTCACCGGCAGCGGTGTACATTGAGTCTGCGGCGGGTACGGCCGCTGGTGGTAAAACCGGGCTGACGGCTACGGTGGTCGGCGCGTTGTTCCTGCTGATTCTGTTTTTGTCACCGTTGTCTTACCTGGTTCCTGCCTATGCAACCGCTCCGGCACTGATGTATGTCGGTTTGCTGATGTTGAGTAATGTTTCCAAACTGGATTTTAACGACTTTGTTGATGCCATGTCTGGCCTGGTGTGTGCTGTATTTATCGTACTGACCTGTAACATTGTGACCGGCATTATGCTGGGTTTTGGTTCACTGGTGTTAGGACGTCTATTTAGCGGTGAATGGCGTAAGCTTAACGCTGGTACGGTTATCATTGCGGTTGCACTGGTGGTGTTCTATGCCGGCGGCTGGGCGCTGTAACGCGCTTTGTTAAGAACGACGCTCAAATTTATTAAGGGGAACTGCGGTTCCCCTTTTTTGTTTTTCTTTGCTGATTTTCTTGTTGTTTTCTGTTCATCACACAATATCTTGTTATTATTACCAAATATCACTCTATAGGTGGTGTGTGGCTGCATGGGATTATCGCAGTCTGGAAGCATTTCATGTAACGGGCAGGCAACCAGGGAACACATGGAAATATTTTTCACCATTCTTATTATGACGCTGGTGGTTTCACTTTCTGGTGTCGTCACCCGTATTTTACCTTTTCAAATACCGCTGCCACTGATGCAAATCGCACTGGGTGCGATGCTAGCCTGGCCTCAGTTCGGCTTACATGTTGATTTTAATCCTGAATTATTCATGGTGCTGTTTATCCCTCCGTTACTGTTTGCCGATGGCTGGAAAACCTCAACCCGTGAGTTTTTGCTGCATATGCGGGAAATTCTTGGGCTGGCGTTGGTATTGGTGGTGGTGACGGTGGTGGGTATTGGTTATCTGTTGCACTGGATGATCCCGGAAATGCCGTTGGTGGCTGCGTTCGCCCTGGCCGCAGTATTATCGCCCACCGATGCTGTCGCGCTGTCTGGCATCGTCGGTGAAGATCGCATTCCGAAAAAACTCATGGGGATTTTGCAAGGCGAAGCGCTGATGAATGATGCTTCTGCGCTGGTATCACTGAAATTTGCTGTCGCGATTGCGATGGGCACCATGGTGTTTAGTGTCGCGGGCGCTACGCTGGCGTTCTTGCAGGTGGCGCTTGGTGGTTTGCTGGCGGGTATTGGTGTGGCCTGGATTTACAGTAAATCGCTGGTTTTGCTGGGCCACCAAACGGACGATGATGCTGCAACGCAAATTGTTCTGCTGCTGTTATTACCTTTTGCTGCCTACCTTATTGCCGAACATTTCGGTGTATCAGGTATTTTGGCGGCAGTGGCATCGGGTATGACCATGAGCCGAACGCAATTGCTGCGTCAGGCACCACTCAATATGCGGCTTCGAGCCAATGGCGTGTGGAATATGCTGGAGTTTGTGTTCAACGGTATGGTGTTTCTGATGCTGGGGCTGCAATTACCCGGCGTGATTGAAGAGTCCATCGTGCAGGCTGAACTCGACCCGACTATCGAAACCTGGATGCTGTTTGCCGATATTTTGCTGATCTATTGTGCGCTGTTGCTGCTGCGTTTTGCTTGGTTGTGGTTAGTGAAACTCTATAGCCGAGCGGTTAATCACAAACATCCTATGTTATTTGCGCATTATTCGTCGCGCGAAATCTGGATAAGTACCTTTGCCGGCGTGCGAGGTGCGATTACGCTGGCGGGTGTGCTGTCGATTCCCCTTTACCTGAGCGAGGGGGAGCCGTTTCCATCACGCTATCAACTGGTGTTTATTGCCACCGGCGTGATTCTGTTTTCGCTGCTATGTGGTGTACTGGCGCTGCCGGTGTTGTTAAAAGGTGTCACGCTTACCGATCACAGCGTGCAGAAGAAAGAAGAACGTATTGCGCGGGTCACTATGGCTCAGGTGGCGATTGATAGCCTGAAAAAAATGCAGGAGCGACTGGCGGCAGACCGGGAGGAAAACCTTGACGATCAGGTTTTGGCCGAAGTCAGTGCGCGGGTTATCGGGATGTTGCATCGCCGGGTGGCGGGCACCGATGAGCTGGAAAACAGTATGGCAATTGAGAATCTGGAGCGGCGCTTTCGTCTGGCGGCGGTC
This sequence is a window from Dickeya aquatica. Protein-coding genes within it:
- a CDS encoding NCS2 family permease codes for the protein MSNTTRQADDAARPTGALDAFFKITQRGSSVRQEVLAGLTTFLAMVYSVIVVPGMLGKAGFPPAAVFVATCLVAGFGSLLMGLWANLPMAIGCAISLTAFTAFSLVLGQHISVPVALGAIFMMGVLFTVISATGIRSWILRNLPTGVAHGAGIGIGLFLLIIAANGIGLVIKNPIDGLPVALGHFTAFPVVMSLIGLAATIGLEKRRVPGGILIVIIAISVIGLIFDPNVKYQGLFALPTLSDANGQSLIFALDIKGALQPVVLPSVLALVMTAVFDATGTIRAVAGQANLLDKDGQITNGGRALTADSVSSIFASLVGTSPAAVYIESAAGTAAGGKTGLTATVVGALFLLILFLSPLSYLVPAYATAPALMYVGLLMLSNVSKLDFNDFVDAMSGLVCAVFIVLTCNIVTGIMLGFGSLVLGRLFSGEWRKLNAGTVIIAVALVVFYAGGWAL
- a CDS encoding Na+/H+ antiporter, giving the protein MEIFFTILIMTLVVSLSGVVTRILPFQIPLPLMQIALGAMLAWPQFGLHVDFNPELFMVLFIPPLLFADGWKTSTREFLLHMREILGLALVLVVVTVVGIGYLLHWMIPEMPLVAAFALAAVLSPTDAVALSGIVGEDRIPKKLMGILQGEALMNDASALVSLKFAVAIAMGTMVFSVAGATLAFLQVALGGLLAGIGVAWIYSKSLVLLGHQTDDDAATQIVLLLLLPFAAYLIAEHFGVSGILAAVASGMTMSRTQLLRQAPLNMRLRANGVWNMLEFVFNGMVFLMLGLQLPGVIEESIVQAELDPTIETWMLFADILLIYCALLLLRFAWLWLVKLYSRAVNHKHPMLFAHYSSREIWISTFAGVRGAITLAGVLSIPLYLSEGEPFPSRYQLVFIATGVILFSLLCGVLALPVLLKGVTLTDHSVQKKEERIARVTMAQVAIDSLKKMQERLAADREENLDDQVLAEVSARVIGMLHRRVAGTDELENSMAIENLERRFRLAAVNAERAELYHLRATQRISNETLQKMLRELDLLEAVLSEKV